TTATATGCTGTTTGAAACTGTTGCCTTccataaattataaatattttactttctctCCCTGTCCACCCCTTGCAAAGAAGGGGGAGAATATAAAACTGATAATGGATAGACTGATTTTCTTCCTATCATAAAAGTAATACACATTGTTTAGATTGTTTGTGTATTTATTACTATAAAATACTGGTATAATTCTGTCAGTTCTTTTGTATTGGTTTACAATAATGAACAAAGTTCAAAAACACAAATAGATTCTGAGAGAGGTATAATGATTTTGGTGTCCATATTACTTTTATTCTAAGGTacacttgtttttaaaacaaagatctCCATAAATAtacttgaaattaaaaatatattggagCAGGTAGGCATTTACAACAGAGATGGCTAACGTAACAAATATTACTTGAAAAATTATTACGATCATGAAGTGACAGATCAGTTTCCTTGATTCTACAAAATGACACTGGAGCTCTCATGGAACTCCAACCAGATAGTAATATTGGGATCACCAGATATAGCTTAGGATGTGTGATCTCCTAACATTTGCTTTTTATGTTACATGCACACAAAACATGTTTATGCCAAAAGAAATTGCAAGAGCTCTGAAAATTAAATGCAGAggtagtaaaataaaaaatagtacaTGCAAAATTTACCCTTTCTGCTTGTTTTCATCACTGAAGTAGAAAAGACGTGAGGCATGAAAAATGAGCTCCACTAGATAGTGAGGTACCAGCAAAATTAGCCCCAGACGTTGAAGGCTGTAACGGAAAATGAAGGTTATTTATTTGTAACAGGTATTTTTCAAGATGGCCCTGTATATTCACACTTGTGGGTACTGTGCTGTCTTATCGTAAAACCTTCTTCTGGCAGTGCCAGCTAGAATGCTTCcactcctactcctactcctaccCCCCCTCCTCAGCATCACAACATATCCAAGACAAAGATAAGGGATAGAGCACCCTCATCATCTCAATTCCTTCCACCACAAAGCCAGAGACACAGAATAAACAAATATTCTGACAGAGAGAGCAGGGCAATAGGAAATGTGAATAGGCAGAGCTCTTTTGAAGAACCTTGGTTACAAGTAAATaaccttcattttttctttgagcggctctgcatattcccacttatGGAACAGACTGATAAGCAGCACTGAGACTAACCTAGAGGTGGACCCAGGATCCTAGCTGAATAGAGACAAGCACTGCTTTGCCAAATCCAGCGTTTGTTCTAGAAGTCAAGTCCAGAGCATAGTGCTTAGTGAAAGTTTGCATCAAAGTCCAGATTGTGCTTGCAAGTTTCAGCAACAGACACCTACCTAAGGCAAGCAAAGGAGGTAGCTACACCTGTCTAATGGTCTAATTGCAGCAGATACAAGAATTTTTGCCAGTATGTAGCATTCAGTAATGCATTGTTTAattcagcaagaaaaagtttggGAAGAAATCATATCCCCTTGTGGTTCTTGGCATAAGACATAACCAATCTAGATGATATACAAAGAAATTGGTGGTGTCGGTGCCAACAGAGTGACAGAAGATCACACCCacaaggtgtgtgtgttacacaGGGGTCTCTCCTGCACAGACCAGTGCCCTTGAACTGTCATCCACACATTCTTCCCATAGGTTtcgccaacatgcattgactgtttcaggcttgattaCATCCATTGtctgtttaatataagtgatgcaatcggcaatgttgaaggacttccaaaACTCCATCACATTAAGACTGGGATCTGTATCCATAGCATTACGTATCCGTGAGAACGTAAGCCTCATGTATGTGGCCTTAAAACAGCTAATCACGCCTTGGTCGAGAGGTTGGAGGTGGTATTGGCAGGGTGAAAGACAACTTCAATATCGTTATGTGCAAACCGGAGTGCCACAGGGcggccaggagcattgtctacgATCAtcaacactttaaagtcaagtcctttctctttgAGTTACCGCTTGacctccagaatgaaacacttgtggaaccaatccagaaataatgctgccatcacccaagcctttttatttgattgcccAAACACAGGCAGgtgatttttgttcttgccttttagggaTTTGCAGCCGTGTAGCACAAGCCtagctttattaaatgcccagctgCATTGCCACAAAATAACCCAGTCACatggtctttagctgctttgaagccaggggcttgtctttctgattttgaaatataAGTGTGgttgggcatttttttttccagaagagcccagtctcgtcagcattaaaaacttgttccggaagatagcccttttcttctatgattttctttaaattgtTTGGGGTAGGCTTTTTCTGCCTCTTCATTGACAGATCCATcttcaccagtagtctgcacGTTTCTGAGGTTGAAGCGGTTCCTAAAACTCTTAAGCCAACcgtggctggctttgaattccttctcatcagaaggcTGTCTCTCTTCGGCAGGAGGTTTGAACAGCACCCAgaggctaagagccttttctcgcAACGTATTGCCATCAATAGGCACACGTTTACAGTTCATGTCTTCCAGCCgtaagtttaatgccttttcagtcttcactgaagtcTTATCATGCACCTGGCTCATCACCACAGCAATTATTGGAGCACTTGATGTCACAGCTtgacaaatttctctctctctaatcttgATGGCACAGATGCTAGATTCATTGTGGCCCTATTTACATGCTATGTTGGAGACAGACACACtgtctctcaataagtccaacacagccaATTTTTCCTCCAGCGTTGAAACAGATCGCGGTTTCTTTGGTTGAGTCCCAGATGAAGTAGTTGGCTTGCGCTTAGGGGCCATgttgtacaaaaaatacatatctttaaacactagaatcacaCTCAGTGCGGCGAGATGCTCACACTAGGAGAGGCACGCGGGAACTGAGACCGACTGAGCGAACAGCAGATTCACGTCTCCCATCTTACGCTCACTCCGGGGCATACGCTCATTGGGTGGAATCGCCCACACTATTTACAGGTATCTTGTTACAGTGTTTTTTGCCGAGAGTATATAGTTGAATTTGCATAGGTTAAATGTGCGTATGATGCAACTCGCCTGTACACTGGGCCAAATGGAAGCATCTTGTACTGGAAATGATTCCCAGCTACTATAAATCAAAGGTACTTGGAATGATCGTAATTAACAGAAATATAAAATACACATCCTTTAGTTAGAGAGTTGTGAACCAATCCATGAGCAACACTGAAGGGATTTATGGAGGCCAAAGTCAACACCTGGAAATAAAGCTTCAGAGCATACTTATCCAAGTCCCTTAATCTAGTATCCAATTAAACCCCCACATCCTTTTTTTGaaccaaaaaataaaaggaataaaagccCTGATCCCTTAAGTCGGGACTCTCTTCGACTGCTCCTAACAGAAGCAACTTTTCCACTTCAAAAAAAATCACCTCATGAGAGGCAGGGTCTCTAAAGAGGGAGAAGTAGGAGAGATCAAGGGGCAGTTATTTGAATTGCATGGCATACCAGGGGGAGTCACTAGACAGCCTGTTGGCCAAATATGGACTGCCAGATGCCCCAATTAGGATGCACCAATGAAATCCATCTTCCTGGAGCCAAAAGCGAACACTGAATCTGATACTGGCCCTGTAGCACAGGCATTCGACAGGATCAGACAACTGCAAATCATGAAGTACGACACCAGTGATGGTGGCCAAATTATCTCTCGACTGCTCCATCAGAGTCACGGCAGCTGGAGCCAAGTGCATGACCCTTGGTTCAAACATATGTAGCCTTGGGGCTTGACTTAGGGGGCATCCAGCCCTAACATAGGGTGTGAATTCTTGGAACCCTTCAGTCCTTTGGAACTGCTGGAAATCAAGACTGGCCTCTTAGACCTTGCATCTGAGGACTGTtcagatccagagggtctggccTTGAGAGCTTCCTTGAGAAGGAGGAGCTGTAAGCAAGTCTCTGGGACTAAAAGGTCCAGCAGATCAAACACCTAGAAAAAGAATGAGTTTCTCCCAGGCACTTGAGGCCCTGAACATAGTCATCAGATGCTAGGAAGACAGCCAGGCAGGAAATGCAGCTTTTGAAACCCAGGTTCTTCTGTTTCTTCAATTCTGTCATAATGCAGAACTGGAAAGAATTGCTAACTAACTACATACCAACAACTAACACTAATTACCTCAAGAAAAAAGGCTCTGGTTCCAGAAAGACCAGAGAGCTTCACATCTATCTGGGCATGTGGAAGGATCTGAGGTGGTGAGGTTGCTCCACCCCCTATATAGCCTTGGCTTATTATGTCCTGATGCTGAGGGGAGCAGGAAAGGTCAGAAGAGCGATCTAACGGATGCTGCTATTAGAAGGTTTTACTGTAAAGCACCACAAGGTGGCACAGTACCCGTAAATAGGAATACGCAGAGCCACatgaaaaatagtaaaaaaaaattgataactGGAATAATGAAGTAAAACTTTTCAGTTAGTAACCATTTACAAATACTTACTTCAATACATAGGCACCAGATATGTGAGCAATGTAAAGGCAGATATAGTATAGCTGTCTTGGTATATCTTCCTAAAATTAAGAGAAAACTTAAAGTTAAATTTTAGCTAACCCGCTTTAAAACCCACCATACTGAAATGTGTCACCCTTCCTTATCTTCCTCACTGCTGTACTTCTCTCTGTAAGGCAAAGGAATTCTATTTGAAGTATGCACCCCATGTAAGTTTCCCACCAAGATTACATTaccaaaacaaagtattttttaaataaagtagcAAAGGTTTCAATTCATACCTTTCGAATCTTTTGAAAGTACAATTCTGGGAGTGCATGAAGCCAATAGGCAATCTGGCAGACATAGAAGAATTTTACCTGAAAACTAAACAACAAATTAGAAGGGAAGAAGTTTAGGACGTTAAGTGTTTAGGTTTTTAAAGGATACAATATTTTACCTCATTCCCTCAAAATAAGAAATGCTGATCTACAATATGTTATACTATATATAAAAGGAATTGCAAACAAACTGCTTTATCAGCTACTCTAAAATCAAGAAGTAATTTTGTGAATAAGTGTTTACAAATTCCCTTCCTGTGTGCAAGTTCTAGATCATCCTTtgaacaatatttttgtttttgtctggggAGTGGACAAACACCCACCTACCCACCAAGTTCCTTCAGTGGAAGACAGGTAGGTTTAGTAATACTGAGTCAGgcaataatcatagaatcataaaatagaatcacagaatcaaaaggttggaagggacctcatgaggtcatctagtccaaccccctgctaaaggcaggaccattttccctaaataatcccagccagggtgcggtctagccggactttaaatagctctaaagatggagattctaccacctccctaggtaacccattccaatacttcaccactctcctagtcagaaagttttttctaatatccagcctcgacttccgcaactgcaacttcaaaccattgctccttgttctgtcctccgtcaccactgagaacagcctagctccctcctccttggagcatcccttcaagtagttgaaggttgctatcaaatccccccttagtcttctcttctgcaggctaaataagcccagttccttcagtctctcttcataagtcatgtgctccagtcctctaatcatttttgttgccctccgctggactctctccaattgttccacgtcctttttgtagtgtggcgcccaaaactggacacaatattccagatgcggcctcaccagtgccgaatagaggggaataatcacatccctcgatctgctggcaacactccgactaatacagcccagtatgctattagcctttttggctacaagagcacactgtaggctcatgttcaactttccatctaccgtaaccccaagatccttttcttcagcactgctacttagccaaacagtccccagcctgtagcagtgcatggggtttttctgtcctaagtgcaggactttgcacttgtccttgttgaacttcatgaggtttcttgtggcccacttctccaatttgtctaagtctccctgaatcctatccctgccctccagcgtgtccaccactccccccaacttggtgtcatctgcaaatttacttaatgtgcaagctatcccatcatcaagatcattaatgaagacattgaatagaacgggccctaagacagacccctggggcacaccacttgttactggttgccaactagagagtgtgccattgatacctacccgctgaacccgttgattcaaccagttttctatccacttcacagtccattcctccaacccatacttccttagtttgctgatgagaatgctgtgggaaaccgtgtcaaaagccttactaaagtcaaggtatacaacatcaacagctttgcccccatccacaagtccagtcatctcatcgtagaaagcaatcaggttggtcaggcatgatttacccttggtgaatccatgctgactgcttctgatcaccttgttttcctctaagtgtttcaggatggattccttcagcacctgctccatgatttttccagggattgaggtgagactgattggtctgtagttccctggatcttcctttttccctttcttaaagataggtactatatttgctttcttccagtcctctgggacctctcctgttcgccatgaattttcaaagataatggtcaacggctctgcaatcacatcagctaactccctcagcaccctcggatgcagttcgtccggtcccatagacttgtgcacgtctaacgtctttaagtagtccctaacctgaccctctatcacagtgggctgctctcctcctctctaaACACTTCTGCATACGCTTAACTTTACACTCACTGAACTCTGTGTGGCTACTAATATGGTAAAGTTAAACATTGGTGCAAGCATTTACAGGATGGGTgcctaaattctctctctctctcaaggaatACAGAACAAAGAATTTTCAGCTATTGGTCACTAATACAAATCAAACAGTGTAGACCATTTTCGATTACCATTACAAAGTTCTGGTAGCCAACTGTCAAACACCTAGAAAAAGAGAATAAAACACTTACAGCATGTGAGAATGGGGGTAGTCTTTCCATAACAAGGTAGGGTTTGTCATGAATTCCTCCTGGAAAAAAAAGTTGTCATTTAAGAACTTTCATAATATTTcagatgtgtatttttaaaacaaatacagacaGCAATTTGACTTACTTACTGCAGTCAAAATACTTGCTCCCCaggcaaatgaaaacaaatagaaaaatgctAGCTGCCCCGATTCATTGAATTTGCTGTGCTTCGTTTTTGATAAATGGAGACGTCTATTAATTTTCTGAAAACAAGAAATACATTTTGGGATATAAAAACAGATCAATGTTTTACTTTAATCATTATTGGTAGAGAAAAAAAGGCAAGCTACTTGGCACTTAGCCCTCAATTAAGTAGTCATTACCTCCAAGATCTTCCATTCCTCAagttaggctctgatcctgaaaaatattacatgcatgcttaactttacttgtGTGAGAAGTCATACTGAAGCCAATATGAGAAGTGCTCATGTATTAAAATttagtcatttttttccccaggatcagagccttattACTTAGTTAGAGTCTGATGCTGCAGGTGTCATCCTAAGGCCGGATTGACCAGGCCTTTTGTATTCATAATTCCTGGTAATGGAGCTCTAGCATGAATATACAACAGTGAAAATACTGGAACCTCAAGCAAGTCACAAATTTGAGAAGTTATTTGACAAAGAGGCAAAATATAAAAGCCCAGAAGTTTACAGTCGGAATCTAAATCTGTAGATTTACGACAGTTCCAGCGGAATGTCAATGGTCACCATTAAAGactcaggttaaaaaaaactgcatagaaaacaaaagtgaaaaaattCACTAATTAAAGAAATTCttaagttctgattttttttcctttttctttctttcttttttttttactagcttgAAAGAGTGGAAAGTACATTTTGATATTATTCAtattaaatcaaaacatttcctaTAAAGCAACAATGGAGGAAAGGAggacagcaatttttttttgttttatttaaatattttttcaactgACTTCCAATTTAAAACTTTAGGGACATGAAGGTTCGATGTAGTGGGCACAATACTGTTTTTTCCATCCACTTATTAATGGAGAATACTAGAAGAGTCAGAGAAACTGTGATTAAATATTACTTCATTAAATATATTGTTATATAGACACATTTCCAGAGTCTAATAATATTTATATCGAATGACAAAGGAACCACCAGCATGTGATGTGTAAATATACCTACatgactttattttattttgcaacatACAAGTGCTGGTATATAAGACTAGCAGAAGAAACATGTAACAAACAgcctaaataaataaagaatgtaCATAAGTAAATTACATCCCCATAGTTAACTTACATCTAGTACGTATTCTTGGATCACAGCATGCAGAATAATGGCTATAAGCATATAGAAGATGATGGTGGCAATGTCTTTTGGCCCATATTCATAGAAATGAATGGGTTCACTTTTGTCAtctgaaaacaaagttttaatTATTACAAAAATATCTATTTGAATAGAACGTGTTTACTTATAAAACGTTCTGTGCAACAGAGAAAGGATAAATACCTTACCTACATGTTCTCTGGCACACGGGATACTTGCGTCTTTGGCAAATGAATTCTGATCCCCCCCTCAAATAATTTGGGGTATTCCCCACCCAAATACAAACAAAACTATaattgtaagactggaagggaaatGCTGTGGGTAGTACCATTGTGCGTCAGCCTCTATCAGTTCTTTCTGCCCTAGACTATAGAAAATATAGAGACCCAGAGAATTCCATCTCAAGAAGCGTAGCTGTATGGAGAAAGGATATTACCATCAATGTATGGATCTATGTAGCTCAGCTTCATGGATCAATTATAAATAACTAATTTACCCTCTCTCTAAAAAGGGCATCTTACATatcaactgaaatttaaaaacttGTTCCATACTTTCCCCACcaatacccaacaaccctccaagttcacacccaggctccttcccagcaattaacttccctctccctcagttcctccATTACCCTTAACTCCCCCAAGTCTTtgtactgcttctgaggggtgcagggaaTATGGtactgtattgtagtttaaatgaattattactcagagttatGTATTAATATAGCTAGTAAGGaatccattttgtcaaaaaacatttcctgaatcttttttgttgtctgcattgttacagacatacttgttgacaggtattttgaaataaatgaccaaaaataattgaaactggtgtgattatattgtgttattttgacaaataaaatatgcagaattttgcagaattttaaaatattgtgcacagaatttttaggcacagaattccctcaggagtaagtTTAGTGAGAAAATAAAGCAGAATCCCATTGCTTACAGCAAAGcatatttagctttttttttcttttggggagggaaagagagcatctgctacagtggttctcaaacttttgtactgatgacccctttcacataccaagtcTGTGAGTGCAACCATCCCTTATAAATTAGAAACACTTTTCATATATTTAccaccactataaatgctggaggcaaagtgggatttggggtggaggctgactgcTCGTGActctcccccatgtaataacctcatgaccccgaGGGGTCCTAacgcccagtttgagaatccctgatctaCATATTCCATATCCTTCACTGCTTGCAAACAATAATGTATGAACAAATTAGCTGGGGGGTTCTGCTAATCAGTgaagcaaggtgggtgaggtaatctcttttattggaccatcttctgctggtgaaagagagaagctttcaagctatacagagctgttcttcaggtaacttgaaagcttttctctcaccacagaagttggtccaatagaagatattacctacCTAGTCTCtttaacatcctgggaccaacacagcaaaCAATGAGTGAAACAGTCATTTTCCGAGCCAACACCACTACTGAAATAGTGGGGCTGTTATCACTCAGAGCTACCATTTCAGGTCATATGCTAAACGCTGGAGGGCCACCCTGTACCATTTACTTTTGGGAGATAATCTTTACAACTACAAAGgcacttcatttttaaaagtgagatctTAAAACTGAATCTGATGAGGGAATGGATTATAACATGAAGggggatgtggcccacaggccaagTGTCTTGGCCAAAGTTGTGATTTTGGGCAAAGGTTTCAAAAGGATAAGTTAGGTACACATGTGAGGTGCAAAGCAAAGTTTGCTCCTAAAAGTTTATCTCTTGTTTACAATGACTCATTAGCCGACTGTGGATGTTTTGTgattatttaaaatgtgaatttatCCAATATCTCTCTTACTCTCCAGTACTGGTTTTCTTAAgcaataatttgaaaatataataattttgtaatacagaatgttcacattagcattttaaaataagctaGAGAAATATTCAATTACAAGTATAAACGCTTTTGTCCAAAAAGATGAGCatagtttgttttatttcctagACAGGgaatattttgtttctctgtaAAAACAGCCAATTTAGCATACACAATACGAAAACATTGCATAAAGAAATACTGAATGCACAGGGAGGGTGAAGAGAACAAGTGTAAGGTCCTTtcagcacaggcactgacttttgaAAGTGCCATGGGGTGCTTGACCTCCAcctctactccaccccttcccccaagtctccactcctgccctgcctcttcccatccctgttcCACCACCCCACTTCTACCCACCcagttccacctcctcccctgagcacaccacctccttgctcctttcccttccccgCTAGAGTCTCTTGCATGCACAGCCTGAAACAGCAGATTGTGGCAGGAGGGAGTTGATCCACAGAGCCTGCCAGCgggaaggaggggctgggagggaagcTGATTGGTTTCAGATAAAGTGGTTCAGtgatttctgagaatgagattagggaaGTACACTATTttgctaaaatttaaaaaatcttataaccattttgttgagaagctctaATGTCTCGATGCATTGAAGATGTGGGTGCAGACATGTATTCAACTCAGCTGTGCACACACCCAAGTCAGAGAAATTTGCCTAGCAACACCTGTAGAGATggtgctcaccccctcccctcatAACCCCTCTCATGGCTCCATAAGGGCAGCGCCCCCCTGACCCCCTGCAGTTCCTTTGAACTGAAATCCCAAGCTGGAGACTCCGATgtggaggggcagagggtgggtcATGCAATACATAtctatacccacatcttgaagagcaacagttacaatACAGGTAAGCAACTGtctcttcttcgagtggttgcagAGTTGTATTCCACTcaagtgactcacaagcagttcaAGCAAGAGGTAGGCTCAGAGTCTTTAAACAGTTAGTGCACAGAAGTGCATTCCCAAAATTTACATCCAATCTTGATGACGTGGTGATAGTGAAATGCCTAGCAAATGTATCCACAGAAGACCATTCAGCTCTGCAGATAGCCACATCACTAagcaacagagcagatgtcgacTAAGCTCTGGTTCAATGAGCCTCCAGTGATTGTAGAGCCTAGAGCTGTCATCTGAGACACTACATAAACCGTGGTAATACAGAGAGTAATCCCCTTGGAAATGGTCTGCATGGAAACTAGTTGCCCGTTCATTTGCTCAGCATAAGACACAAAGATTCAAGGTGATAAACGAAATGGCTTATTTCTCTCTAAATAAAACGCTAAGCACCACCTGACATCTAAGTTATGTAGATGCTGCTCCTTTGCACTTGAATGTGGTTTGGGAAAAAACTATAGGTAAGTAAATAACCTGATTAAAGTGAAACACAGATaccacttcagaaaaaaaaattgtatgtagTCTTAAACAccaccttgtccttgaagaactTAGTGTACAGAGGATCTGCCATTAAGAACTGCAACTCAATAACTCTTCCTGCAGATGTTATAACAACAAGGAAGGCCGTTCTCTGAGAGAGGAGAGCATGTGAACATGTCGCTACTGACTTAAATAGTGGACCCATCAGCACTGCCAGGACTATATTAAGGTCCCACAATGGTACTGTTTGTGTCACAGGTGGAAAAAGATGGATaacacccttaaaaaaaaaatctctccatcACAGGGTGTGAGAATATCATCTTCACTTGAAAAGGAGAATGGAAAGATGAAATCACCACCAAGTGAACCTTCAGGCAGCTCAGTGAGAGACCTGAAGATTTCAAAAGTAGCAAATAATCCTAAAAGTGTCCGGCATCTGCACTAATGTGGGCTGAATTTCTTTGGATGTtgcccaaaacaaaaaccattttcCACTTAGACAAATAGGTGGACTTTGTGGCTGGTTTTCTACTACTAAGCAGAATATCCCTTCACCTAGCTAGGCAGGATAAACATCCTGGCCATGATGCTGAGTGAAAGTTTTGACAGGTCAAACTGACAGAGAGGGGAGATCAGAAAACCAACATTGCCTCAACCACGCTGTCACAAATGAAAATTAGTTTGGAGTAATCCAATATGAGCATGAGGATAACCTGAGGAAACAGAGTGATGGGGGGAGGCAGGCATACATCACGTTCCCTTCCCAGTTGATGAAAGGCATTGATAAAAAGTCCCTGGACTGTGTCTCTCTCAAGAACAGAATTTATGCCATTTTCTGTTGTCCTTTGTCACAACAAGTCTGTGAAAGGGCTCCCCATTGCTAGAAAATGGACCTCAGCATACTGTTCTTTAGGGACCCCTAATGGCTGTTTGAAGAAGACTTGCCGAGATAATCGGGCAGTTGGTTCTGAGTGCCTGGTAAGCACACCACTTTGGATACAATACCTTCCTTGGTGCAGAGGTGCCAGAACTTTATTGCTGGTTGGAGTGTGCACCT
The window above is part of the Chelonoidis abingdonii isolate Lonesome George chromosome 14, CheloAbing_2.0, whole genome shotgun sequence genome. Proteins encoded here:
- the LOC116817389 gene encoding translocating chain-associated membrane protein 1-like 1 isoform X2, with amino-acid sequence MLIAIILHAVIQEYVLDKINRRLHLSKTKHSKFNESGQLAFFYLFSFAWGASILTAEEFMTNPTLLWKDYPHSHMLFQVKFFYVCQIAYWLHALPELYFQKIRKEDIPRQLYYICLYIAHISGAYVLNLQRLGLILLVPHYLVELIFHASRLFYFSDENKQKGFTLWALLFVMARLLTLTLSVLTFGFGLARVENPGFSIADGNFNVLTVRISCLAAICLTQAWMMWKFINFQLKKWREHIQNQIPKKKITYTKSKSTKKEPNRANFVNGAVKLEDGASPRTRKSKAL